A window of the Cystobacter fuscus genome harbors these coding sequences:
- a CDS encoding chalcone isomerase family protein: MKNTTLCAVLLTAVLALPAAAKDVAGVAFPDTVSVEGKELKLNGVGLRKKLVFNVYAAGLYLQNPSREGAQAIGSEQLKRVRMSMLRDLDKKTISEAIVDGFKKNAKDKLPSLQQRLDTFTSAIPDLKKGDELLLTYVPGQGTTIESRAGQKISVEGKDFADALFSVWLGNNPVDGGVKDGMLGKE; this comes from the coding sequence ATGAAGAACACCACGCTGTGTGCCGTGTTGTTGACCGCCGTACTCGCGCTGCCCGCCGCCGCCAAGGACGTGGCGGGGGTGGCATTTCCCGACACGGTGTCCGTCGAGGGCAAGGAGCTGAAGCTCAACGGGGTGGGCCTGCGCAAGAAGCTCGTCTTCAACGTGTACGCCGCCGGCCTCTACCTGCAGAACCCCTCGCGCGAGGGCGCCCAGGCCATCGGCTCGGAGCAGCTCAAGCGCGTGCGGATGTCGATGCTGCGCGACCTGGACAAGAAGACGATCTCCGAGGCCATCGTGGATGGCTTCAAGAAGAACGCGAAGGACAAGCTGCCCTCGCTCCAGCAGCGGCTGGACACCTTCACCTCGGCCATTCCGGACCTGAAGAAGGGCGACGAGCTGCTGCTCACGTACGTGCCCGGCCAGGGCACCACCATCGAGAGCAGGGCGGGACAGAAGATCTCGGTGGAGGGCAAGGACTTCGCCGACGCGCTCTTCTCGGTGTGGCTCGGCAACAACCCGGTCGACGGCGGTGTCAAGGACGGGATGTTGGGCAAGGAGTAG
- the serC gene encoding 3-phosphoserine/phosphohydroxythreonine transaminase — translation MRVINFNPGPAGLPLPALERARDELIDFQGSGMSVMEHSHRGKEYEAVHDETISLLTELLGIPDTHQVLFLTGGASQQFAQVPMNFLHPGTSADYLMTGVWSEKAYDEARIVGQARIAATTVGPDKRYVRVPRQEELQLDPRAAYVHLTSNNTIYGTQWHTWPEVGSVPLIADMSSDFMWKPMDVSRFAFLYAGAQKNLGPSGVLIAIARKDFIAQGRRDIPKIFRYSLHAENNSLYNTPPTLAIYLCRNVLAWMKAQGGLAGLEARNRQKGELLYRALDANAGFYRAPVERESRSFMNVVFHLPTPELDAAFVSEAKKAGMVGLKGHRICGGIRASLYNAVSVDDVRALVSFLEEFARKKG, via the coding sequence ATGCGCGTCATCAACTTCAATCCCGGCCCCGCGGGGCTGCCCCTGCCCGCGCTCGAGCGAGCGCGCGACGAGCTGATCGACTTCCAGGGCTCGGGCATGTCCGTGATGGAGCACAGCCACCGGGGCAAGGAGTACGAGGCGGTCCACGACGAGACCATCTCCCTGCTCACCGAGCTGCTGGGCATTCCGGACACCCACCAGGTGCTCTTCCTCACGGGGGGCGCGTCGCAGCAGTTCGCCCAGGTGCCGATGAACTTCCTGCACCCGGGCACGAGCGCGGACTACCTGATGACGGGGGTGTGGAGCGAGAAGGCCTATGACGAGGCGCGCATCGTGGGTCAGGCGCGCATCGCCGCCACCACCGTGGGCCCGGACAAGCGCTACGTGCGCGTGCCCCGCCAGGAGGAGCTCCAGTTGGATCCCCGGGCGGCGTACGTCCACCTGACGAGCAACAACACCATCTACGGCACCCAGTGGCACACCTGGCCCGAGGTGGGCAGCGTGCCGCTCATCGCGGACATGAGCTCGGACTTCATGTGGAAGCCCATGGACGTGAGCCGCTTCGCCTTCCTCTACGCGGGGGCGCAGAAGAACCTGGGGCCCTCGGGCGTGCTCATCGCCATCGCGCGCAAGGACTTCATCGCCCAGGGCCGCCGGGACATCCCGAAGATCTTCCGCTACTCCCTCCACGCGGAGAACAACTCGCTCTACAACACGCCCCCCACGCTGGCCATCTACCTGTGCCGCAACGTGCTCGCGTGGATGAAGGCGCAGGGCGGGCTCGCGGGGCTGGAGGCGCGCAACCGGCAGAAGGGCGAGCTGCTCTACCGCGCCCTGGACGCGAACGCGGGCTTCTACCGCGCGCCCGTGGAGCGCGAGTCGCGCTCCTTCATGAACGTGGTCTTCCACCTGCCCACCCCGGAGCTGGACGCCGCGTTCGTCTCCGAGGCGAAGAAGGCGGGCATGGTGGGCCTCAAGGGACACCGCATCTGCGGGGGCATCCGCGCCTCCCTGTACAACGCGGTGTCGGTGGACGACGTGCGCGCCCTGGTGTCCTTCCTGGAGGAGTTCGCCCGGAAGAAAGGCTAG
- a CDS encoding DNA-binding domain-containing protein gives MKPGLRGFFESMEAYFTDPGPEALERLYSTHPGWDAPRSRVALYGQMVRHHGEATLDKLYPRVRGCVEPALWAELVRAYGASRPHRPFEMNRLGEGFAGFLADEAGARGLPDFLPALARFEWTDFAVYTSMEPVPARVERLTVNPTLMMLEHPFRLCAFMRAGGGQRPEPGQELALLWRHPERLVTMYLEAEERSLLVLKMAVEGLEPHQVAEATGVEEAVIRAAVDTRVADGLVLAP, from the coding sequence ATGAAACCGGGACTGCGTGGCTTCTTCGAGTCGATGGAGGCGTACTTCACGGACCCGGGGCCGGAGGCGCTCGAGCGGCTGTACTCGACGCACCCGGGCTGGGACGCGCCGCGCTCGCGCGTGGCGCTCTATGGCCAGATGGTGCGCCACCATGGCGAGGCCACCCTGGACAAGCTCTACCCGCGGGTGCGTGGATGCGTGGAGCCGGCGCTCTGGGCGGAGCTGGTGCGGGCCTACGGTGCCTCGCGTCCTCACCGGCCCTTCGAGATGAACCGCCTGGGCGAGGGCTTCGCCGGCTTCCTCGCGGACGAGGCGGGGGCTCGGGGGCTGCCGGACTTCCTGCCCGCGCTGGCGCGCTTCGAGTGGACGGACTTCGCGGTGTACACGTCGATGGAGCCCGTGCCCGCGCGCGTGGAGCGCCTGACGGTGAATCCGACGCTGATGATGTTGGAGCATCCCTTCCGGCTGTGCGCGTTCATGCGGGCCGGGGGAGGGCAGCGGCCGGAGCCCGGACAGGAGCTGGCGCTGCTCTGGCGTCACCCGGAGCGCCTGGTGACGATGTACCTGGAGGCCGAGGAGCGCTCGTTGTTGGTGTTGAAAATGGCGGTGGAGGGGCTGGAGCCCCATCAGGTGGCGGAGGCGACGGGCGTGGAGGAGGCGGTCATCCGTGCCGCCGTGGACACCCGGGTGGCCGACGGTCTCGTCCTGGCGCCCTGA
- a CDS encoding DUF692 domain-containing protein produces the protein MPVAHARRWGGEPLGVGIGLRREFYARLPETPRALDWVEIVPENFLTLGGRPQRALDACRERWPVLPHGVALNVGGPEPLDEAYLAGLQALVERLDAPFFSDHLCYARLGGAYLYDLLPLPFSPEAVEHVAPRVREVQARVGRPFLLENPSYYARMPGGTLAEADFLRHVAEEADCGLLLDVNNVYVNACNHGYEPRAFVDALPLERVGQIHLAGHERRPDVLIDTHGAPVCDEVWSLYRYVLERTGPVPTLIEWDQDIPSLEAVLDEADRARALLQGVAR, from the coding sequence ATGCCGGTGGCACACGCGCGAAGGTGGGGCGGCGAGCCGCTCGGGGTGGGAATCGGGCTGCGGCGCGAGTTCTATGCGCGGCTGCCGGAGACCCCCCGTGCGCTGGATTGGGTGGAGATCGTCCCGGAGAACTTCCTCACGCTCGGCGGCCGTCCACAGCGTGCGCTGGACGCGTGCCGCGAGCGCTGGCCGGTGTTGCCGCATGGGGTGGCGCTGAACGTGGGCGGTCCGGAGCCACTGGACGAGGCCTACCTCGCCGGGCTCCAGGCGCTGGTGGAGCGGCTGGACGCGCCCTTCTTCTCGGATCACCTCTGCTACGCGCGGCTGGGGGGAGCCTACCTCTACGATCTGCTGCCGCTGCCCTTCTCGCCCGAGGCGGTGGAGCACGTGGCGCCGCGGGTGCGCGAGGTGCAGGCGCGCGTGGGCCGGCCCTTCCTGCTGGAGAACCCGAGCTACTACGCGCGCATGCCCGGCGGCACCCTGGCGGAGGCGGACTTCCTGCGGCACGTGGCCGAGGAGGCCGACTGCGGCCTCTTGCTGGACGTGAACAACGTGTACGTGAACGCGTGCAACCATGGCTATGAGCCGCGCGCCTTCGTGGACGCGCTGCCGCTGGAGCGCGTGGGGCAGATCCACCTCGCGGGGCACGAGCGGCGGCCCGACGTCCTCATCGACACGCATGGGGCACCCGTCTGCGATGAGGTGTGGTCGCTCTACCGCTACGTGCTCGAGCGCACCGGGCCGGTGCCGACGTTGATCGAATGGGATCAGGACATCCCCTCGCTGGAGGCGGTGCTGGACGAGGCGGATCGGGCGCGGGCGCTCCTCCAGGGGGTGGCGCGATGA
- a CDS encoding helix-turn-helix domain-containing protein, which produces MNENALNANVGLKLRGLRLARNIKQTDAAKDLGVSPAYLNLIEKGKRVMPFPLLWKALRYFDQDPEQFMSTLGEGRVDEALAKLLDEPLLKSLDIDSESLQSLSAEPKLAGTVAALFNLYKNTRTQLENVLAQLNSEERSRMNAAPGSSEGPRFDYSPFDEVSDFLESHHNYFPELEEQAEALRRDFKLGRLLSSPQLVPMLEERFGYRVRLEAASSGSSVVRRLDPDNQELILSPDLTEQPLKFQLAASIGLLMLDQEKLVERIVGAVRTRHAETLRLIKVNLANYFAGALMLPYGEFFKEVERTRYDVELLSNLFGTTYETVAHRLCNLSDPKRRGLPFHFLRADIAGNISKRYSGTGIKFATGGGSCGKWAVHLAFLNPSQITRQYSMMPDGTSYFCFAKVQLQPIEGSIVRGTAYSIGLGTHAENAKYLAYGLPTTDLRKDAVPSGISCRFCERTDCNQRAAASYRFAFSFDEYTKKDCFFSPLLVHEAGRAESLDKAPRRRNKAEEN; this is translated from the coding sequence ATGAACGAGAACGCACTGAACGCCAACGTGGGACTGAAGCTGCGCGGCCTGCGGCTCGCCCGGAACATCAAGCAGACGGACGCGGCGAAGGATCTGGGGGTGTCCCCGGCGTACTTGAACCTCATCGAGAAGGGCAAGCGCGTCATGCCCTTCCCGCTCTTGTGGAAGGCGCTGCGCTACTTCGATCAGGATCCCGAGCAGTTCATGTCCACGCTGGGTGAGGGCCGGGTGGACGAGGCGCTCGCCAAGCTGCTGGACGAGCCGCTGCTCAAGAGCCTCGACATCGACTCCGAGTCCCTGCAGAGCCTGTCGGCGGAGCCGAAGCTGGCCGGCACGGTGGCGGCGCTCTTCAACCTCTACAAGAACACGCGCACGCAGTTGGAGAACGTGCTCGCGCAGCTCAACTCCGAGGAGCGCTCGCGCATGAACGCGGCGCCGGGCAGCTCGGAGGGGCCGCGCTTCGACTACTCCCCGTTCGACGAGGTGAGCGACTTCCTCGAGTCGCACCACAACTACTTCCCCGAGTTGGAGGAGCAGGCCGAGGCGCTGCGGCGCGACTTCAAGCTCGGGCGCCTGCTGTCGAGCCCCCAGCTCGTCCCCATGCTGGAAGAGCGCTTCGGCTACCGCGTGCGCCTGGAGGCCGCCTCCAGCGGCTCCTCGGTGGTGCGCCGCCTGGATCCGGACAACCAGGAGCTCATCCTCTCGCCGGACCTGACCGAGCAGCCCCTCAAGTTCCAGCTCGCCGCCTCCATCGGCCTGCTGATGTTGGATCAGGAGAAGCTGGTGGAGCGCATCGTGGGCGCGGTGCGCACCCGGCACGCGGAGACGCTGCGGCTCATCAAGGTGAACCTGGCCAACTACTTCGCCGGCGCGCTGATGCTGCCCTACGGGGAGTTCTTCAAGGAGGTGGAGCGCACACGCTACGACGTGGAGCTGCTGTCCAACCTCTTCGGCACCACGTACGAGACGGTGGCGCACCGGCTGTGCAACCTGTCGGACCCCAAGCGCCGCGGCCTGCCCTTCCACTTCCTGCGCGCGGACATCGCCGGCAACATCTCCAAGCGCTACAGCGGCACCGGCATCAAGTTCGCCACCGGCGGGGGCTCGTGCGGCAAGTGGGCCGTGCACCTGGCCTTCCTCAACCCGTCGCAGATCACCCGGCAGTACTCGATGATGCCGGACGGCACGTCCTACTTCTGCTTCGCCAAGGTGCAGTTGCAGCCCATCGAGGGCTCCATCGTGCGCGGCACGGCCTACTCCATCGGCCTGGGCACGCACGCGGAGAACGCCAAGTACCTGGCGTACGGGTTGCCCACCACGGACCTGCGCAAGGACGCCGTCCCCAGCGGCATCTCCTGCCGCTTCTGCGAGCGCACCGACTGCAACCAGCGCGCGGCCGCCAGCTACCGCTTCGCCTTCTCCTTCGACGAGTACACCAAGAAGGACTGCTTCTTCTCGCCCCTGCTGGTCCACGAGGCCGGCCGTGCGGAATCGCTGGACAAGGCGCCGCGCCGCCGTAACAAGGCCGAGGAAAACTAG
- a CDS encoding tetratricopeptide repeat protein, whose amino-acid sequence MNHHDTERAHILQAIQDQRNALAVTRITGDPAETGRGLVHLAELHGMLEEHAESRRHYEEALGFFQTAGDKEGQAQVLFGLGVARAHFGDHRGAVEHIAQATLLFNGLKDQENEALCRAAIGESLRAIGQPKGAEEKFQEALLLYRQAKNGPRVARLLLDIGDIRMEAGEYEAARKRFAESLQVLRKEPEIDMEALALCELLLGEAEGLLGNHEAARPHLQQAAELYSQLHDHAYESRARWDLSIACTFMQDWKGARTELETVIPLFEHQGRGEDVAKARKVLAHFDSRGV is encoded by the coding sequence ATGAATCACCACGACACCGAACGCGCCCACATCCTCCAAGCCATCCAAGACCAGCGCAACGCGCTCGCCGTGACGCGCATCACCGGAGACCCGGCGGAGACGGGCCGGGGACTCGTCCACCTGGCCGAGCTGCACGGCATGCTGGAGGAGCACGCCGAGAGCCGCCGCCACTACGAGGAGGCCCTGGGCTTCTTCCAGACGGCGGGGGACAAGGAGGGCCAGGCCCAGGTGCTCTTCGGGCTCGGGGTGGCACGCGCCCACTTCGGGGATCACCGGGGCGCCGTGGAGCACATCGCCCAGGCCACGCTGCTCTTCAACGGCCTGAAGGATCAGGAGAACGAGGCGCTGTGCCGGGCGGCCATCGGAGAGTCGCTGCGAGCGATTGGCCAGCCCAAGGGCGCCGAGGAGAAGTTCCAGGAGGCGCTGCTGCTCTACCGGCAGGCGAAGAACGGGCCCCGGGTGGCCCGGCTGCTGTTGGACATCGGCGACATCCGCATGGAGGCGGGCGAGTACGAGGCCGCGCGCAAGCGCTTCGCCGAGTCGCTGCAGGTGCTGCGCAAGGAGCCGGAAATCGACATGGAGGCCCTGGCGCTGTGCGAGCTGCTGCTGGGCGAGGCCGAGGGACTCCTGGGCAACCACGAGGCGGCGCGGCCCCACCTCCAGCAGGCCGCGGAGCTGTACTCGCAACTGCACGACCATGCCTACGAGTCGCGGGCGCGGTGGGATTTGAGCATCGCGTGCACCTTCATGCAGGACTGGAAGGGCGCGCGGACCGAGCTCGAGACGGTCATCCCGCTCTTCGAGCACCAGGGCCGCGGAGAAGACGTGGCCAAGGCCCGCAAGGTGCTCGCCCATTTCGACTCGCGCGGGGTGTAG
- a CDS encoding IS4 family transposase, translated as MRKPRLDDQQVHTFLESLFEEDLHAKRVLSLAYAVLGVIHAASLGVHLIGKALAWARGTKSKHGVKQVDRLLSNQGIDVWALFAQWVPFALGQRSEALVALDWTDFDADGQTTLVASLVASHGRTTPLVWLTVEKSALEGMRNDVEDFVLNRLRQVVPERVRLTLLADRGFGDQKFYALLEQLKFDYVVRFRQCIQVMDETGEKKSAGEWVPESGRAVRMVGARVTQDEAPVGAVVCVKQKGMKEAWCLATSLKEATAAFVVGLYGKRFRTEETFRDMKDLRFGMGLSSVRVRSTERRDRLLLVSALACALLTLLGAAGESLGMERYLKANTVKTRTYSLFRQGCEYYQAIPMMPEEQLVPLMKRFASLLREQPVFQEFLGPI; from the coding sequence ATGCGTAAGCCTCGCCTTGATGACCAGCAGGTGCATACCTTTCTGGAGTCCCTCTTCGAAGAAGACCTGCACGCCAAGCGCGTGTTGTCCCTGGCCTACGCGGTCCTGGGTGTCATTCACGCTGCCAGCCTGGGGGTTCATCTCATTGGCAAAGCCCTGGCGTGGGCGCGAGGCACCAAGAGCAAGCATGGGGTGAAGCAGGTGGACCGGCTCTTGTCCAACCAAGGGATTGATGTCTGGGCGCTGTTCGCACAGTGGGTGCCCTTTGCCTTGGGACAGAGAAGCGAGGCACTGGTGGCGCTGGACTGGACGGACTTCGATGCGGATGGGCAGACAACGCTGGTGGCGTCGTTGGTGGCGAGCCATGGACGCACGACGCCCCTGGTCTGGCTCACGGTGGAGAAGTCCGCCTTGGAGGGGATGCGCAATGACGTTGAGGATTTCGTACTCAATCGACTGCGGCAGGTGGTGCCCGAGCGGGTGCGGCTCACACTACTGGCCGACCGGGGCTTTGGAGACCAGAAGTTCTATGCGCTGCTCGAGCAACTGAAGTTTGACTACGTGGTGCGCTTCCGTCAGTGCATTCAAGTGATGGATGAGACGGGAGAGAAGAAGAGCGCGGGCGAGTGGGTGCCCGAATCGGGCCGGGCGGTGCGCATGGTGGGAGCGCGAGTCACCCAGGACGAAGCGCCCGTGGGAGCTGTGGTGTGCGTGAAGCAGAAGGGAATGAAGGAGGCGTGGTGCCTGGCGACGAGCTTGAAAGAAGCGACGGCGGCCTTCGTGGTGGGGCTGTATGGCAAGAGGTTTCGAACGGAGGAAACATTCCGCGACATGAAGGACTTGCGTTTTGGAATGGGCCTGTCGTCGGTGAGGGTCCGCTCGACGGAGAGGCGGGACCGGCTGCTGTTGGTGAGCGCGCTGGCCTGCGCATTGCTGACGCTGCTGGGGGCGGCGGGGGAGAGCTTGGGGATGGAGCGCTACCTCAAAGCCAACACAGTGAAGACGCGCACCTACTCACTCTTCCGGCAGGGCTGTGAGTATTACCAAGCCATCCCGATGATGCCGGAGGAGCAGCTCGTCCCGTTGATGAAGCGATTCGCTTCGCTGTTACGTGAACAGCCAGTTTTTCAGGAATTTCTCGGCCCAATATGA
- a CDS encoding serine/threonine-protein kinase, protein MSGTEWPAEEEGAFESSEKTVTVSEERPRSIPREVPASGTTLAGRYTVLQPLGEGGMSLVLAAYDAQLDRRVALKLLRARTEPEDDARSELRMVREAQAMARLNHPNVVAVYDSGRLEDDSFFIAMEYVEGQTLRQWMQEQPRPWREVLDSFLAAGHGLAAAHEAGLIHRDFKPDNVLVGRDGRVRVTDFGVARTQTLVEAPPPSTARPGAWDAELTLAGYVVGTPRFLAPEILRGAPADARGDVYSFCMALYEALCDQPVFVGDTDVERTRARFEGRINPPPAHLPAWVMRSVLQGLSVDPQQRPASMSTLLKALSDDPDVRRRERLSRLVRVSAGLGLAALAAGGWMQQRDEGPECAHLERELAGVWDDSVRQRVRRALEGTNLDYAPATADRVFQTLEGYTRTWTRMRTEACEEARDQAGEPRSLAVLKEYCLERAHGRLRALTGLLGRGSDAELLPRAVEAAQGLPPLEYCADARVLTAAVPPPENPQVRARAESLQNEVDKLEAFYESGKYAEGIAFGEALLPRVTEVPYLPLRARAQYQLAQNLEGAGEFKRAEARVREAIPLAAEGRDDALHARAWGLLTLLVGDRQGRYQEAEGLALITSAVASRTEDALARAEALNALGTLWMSDGHYDEAQSCFERALALWQQVRGPRHPYIAGFHSNLGTALLQRGAYAEALKHIEGAQALWEDVLGPEHPYLVHALISRGMVLWKLERPEEALIPLERALALIDKQLGPEHPFRTAPLTLLGSVLADLGRYPEAEERQQQALALKEKLLGAEHPSIADSLLGLGHLRRIQGRAAEASPLLERALTRAQESTRAEVQFELAQTLWSLGTAPTRARELATEAHAYWRRLGHPEKARTEQWLATHTHP, encoded by the coding sequence ATGAGCGGCACGGAGTGGCCAGCGGAGGAGGAAGGCGCCTTCGAGTCCTCCGAGAAGACGGTGACGGTGTCCGAGGAGCGGCCCAGGTCCATCCCGCGCGAGGTGCCCGCATCGGGCACGACGCTGGCCGGGCGCTACACCGTGCTGCAACCGCTCGGCGAGGGCGGCATGAGCCTCGTCCTCGCCGCCTATGATGCCCAGCTCGACCGGCGCGTGGCCCTCAAGCTGCTGCGCGCTCGCACCGAGCCGGAGGACGATGCCCGCTCGGAACTGCGCATGGTGCGCGAGGCCCAGGCCATGGCCCGCCTCAACCACCCCAACGTCGTGGCCGTCTACGACTCGGGCCGACTGGAGGATGACTCGTTCTTCATCGCCATGGAGTACGTCGAGGGACAGACGCTGCGCCAATGGATGCAGGAGCAGCCCCGCCCCTGGCGCGAGGTGCTGGACTCCTTCCTCGCCGCGGGGCACGGACTCGCCGCCGCTCACGAGGCCGGTCTCATCCACCGCGACTTCAAACCCGACAACGTGCTCGTCGGCCGCGACGGACGCGTGCGCGTGACGGACTTCGGCGTGGCGCGCACCCAGACCCTCGTCGAAGCGCCCCCACCCTCTACCGCGCGGCCGGGCGCCTGGGACGCCGAGCTCACCCTCGCCGGCTATGTCGTGGGGACCCCCCGCTTCCTCGCCCCCGAAATCCTGCGCGGCGCCCCGGCCGACGCACGCGGCGATGTCTACTCCTTCTGCATGGCCCTCTACGAGGCGCTCTGCGACCAGCCCGTCTTCGTGGGCGACACGGACGTCGAGCGCACCCGGGCCCGCTTCGAGGGCCGCATCAACCCCCCTCCCGCGCACCTGCCCGCGTGGGTGATGCGCTCCGTGCTCCAGGGCCTGTCCGTCGATCCCCAGCAGCGCCCCGCCTCCATGTCCACGCTCCTCAAGGCCCTGTCGGATGATCCCGACGTCCGGCGCCGCGAGCGGCTGAGCCGACTCGTCCGGGTCTCGGCCGGACTGGGACTGGCGGCGCTGGCCGCCGGGGGATGGATGCAGCAGCGCGACGAGGGGCCGGAGTGCGCCCACCTCGAGCGAGAACTCGCGGGCGTCTGGGACGACTCCGTGCGGCAGCGGGTGCGGCGGGCGTTGGAAGGCACGAACCTGGACTACGCGCCCGCCACCGCCGACCGCGTGTTCCAGACGCTGGAGGGCTACACCCGCACCTGGACGCGGATGCGCACCGAGGCGTGCGAGGAGGCGCGCGACCAGGCCGGAGAGCCGCGAAGCCTGGCGGTGCTGAAGGAGTACTGCCTGGAGCGAGCACACGGCCGGTTGCGCGCGCTCACCGGGTTGCTCGGCCGGGGCTCGGACGCGGAGCTGCTGCCCCGCGCCGTGGAGGCCGCCCAGGGCCTGCCTCCGCTCGAGTACTGCGCGGACGCCCGGGTGCTCACGGCCGCCGTGCCGCCCCCGGAGAATCCCCAGGTGCGCGCCCGGGCCGAGTCCCTCCAGAACGAGGTGGACAAGCTGGAGGCGTTCTACGAGTCGGGCAAGTATGCCGAGGGCATCGCGTTCGGCGAGGCGCTGCTGCCCCGGGTGACCGAGGTGCCCTACCTCCCGCTGCGCGCGCGGGCCCAGTACCAGCTCGCCCAGAACCTGGAGGGCGCCGGGGAGTTCAAGCGCGCCGAGGCCCGCGTCCGCGAGGCGATTCCCCTGGCCGCCGAGGGCCGGGATGACGCGCTGCACGCCCGGGCCTGGGGCCTGTTGACATTGCTGGTGGGCGATCGGCAGGGCCGCTACCAGGAGGCGGAGGGCCTGGCGCTGATCACCTCCGCGGTCGCGTCGCGCACCGAGGACGCCCTGGCCCGCGCCGAGGCCCTCAACGCCCTGGGCACCTTGTGGATGAGCGATGGCCACTACGACGAGGCCCAGTCCTGCTTCGAGCGCGCGCTCGCGCTGTGGCAACAGGTCCGCGGGCCCCGGCACCCCTACATCGCGGGCTTCCACAGCAACCTCGGCACCGCCCTGCTCCAACGGGGCGCCTATGCGGAGGCCCTGAAGCACATCGAGGGCGCCCAGGCGCTCTGGGAGGACGTGCTGGGCCCCGAGCATCCCTATCTGGTCCACGCCCTCATCAGCCGGGGCATGGTGCTCTGGAAGCTGGAGCGGCCCGAGGAGGCACTCATCCCCCTGGAGCGGGCACTCGCCCTCATCGACAAGCAACTGGGACCCGAGCATCCCTTCCGCACCGCTCCCCTGACCCTGCTGGGCTCCGTACTGGCGGACCTGGGACGCTACCCGGAAGCCGAAGAGCGGCAGCAACAGGCGCTGGCGCTCAAGGAGAAGCTCCTGGGAGCCGAGCACCCCAGCATCGCCGACTCCCTGCTCGGCCTGGGTCACCTGCGACGGATCCAGGGCCGAGCCGCCGAGGCCAGCCCCCTGCTCGAGCGCGCCCTGACACGGGCGCAGGAGTCCACCCGCGCCGAGGTGCAATTCGAGCTGGCCCAGACGCTCTGGAGCCTCGGGACCGCCCCCACGCGCGCCCGGGAGCTGGCCACCGAGGCCCACGCCTACTGGCGGCGGCTCGGGCATCCCGAGAAGGCCCGGACGGAGCAGTGGCTCGCCACGCACACCCACCCTTGA
- a CDS encoding PH domain-containing protein, translating into MAPASPPPFDPRGLTRPAPVLLRYYTLVSLAALAAFPIAWLVSFFRYETLKYSFGEDGVSMSWGILFRREIHLTYRRIQDIHVTRNILQRWMGLATVSIQTASGSATPEMQIEGILEFEQLRDFLYTKMRGARGLAEPAAPPALAGAPAEPSDEALVLLRRIAADLAVIAGSPSSREDSSS; encoded by the coding sequence ATGGCTCCAGCCTCCCCTCCTCCTTTCGATCCGCGCGGCCTCACCCGGCCCGCCCCCGTGCTGCTGCGCTACTACACCCTCGTATCGTTGGCCGCGCTGGCGGCCTTTCCCATCGCCTGGCTCGTGAGCTTCTTCCGGTACGAGACGCTCAAGTACTCGTTCGGCGAGGACGGGGTGTCGATGAGCTGGGGCATCCTGTTCCGGCGGGAGATCCACCTCACCTACCGGCGCATCCAGGACATCCACGTCACCCGGAACATCCTCCAGCGATGGATGGGACTGGCCACCGTCAGCATCCAGACCGCCAGCGGCAGCGCGACCCCCGAGATGCAGATCGAGGGCATCCTCGAGTTCGAACAGCTGCGCGACTTCCTCTACACGAAGATGCGCGGCGCCCGGGGACTCGCCGAGCCCGCCGCCCCGCCCGCTCTCGCGGGTGCTCCCGCGGAGCCCTCGGATGAAGCCCTGGTCCTGCTGCGGCGCATCGCGGCGGACCTGGCGGTCATCGCCGGGTCCCCCTCGTCCCGGGAGGATTCTTCCTCATGA
- a CDS encoding PH domain-containing protein, with protein MKAPLTRQASAWVYQGVWAVLTELFRVPRQPPTLPSNQVVAMRPCDGWLLYRKVGFWLGLLATVLPMTAVGLVILIARPILAVAVLVPVFAVVLVMSLASYVSIYLGYDTTWYVLSDRSLRIRRGVWTIHETTITFENVQNVKITQGPLQRLFGFSDLVIETAGGGGSGPHQQLEHTSHVGLIQGVESPTDLREQIMTRVRASRSTGLGDEHDTELHPASPSPSWTPAHLEALREIAAHVARLRARS; from the coding sequence ATGAAAGCGCCGCTCACGAGGCAAGCCTCCGCGTGGGTGTACCAGGGCGTCTGGGCCGTGTTGACGGAGCTGTTCCGCGTGCCACGCCAGCCGCCGACCCTTCCCAGCAACCAGGTCGTGGCAATGCGCCCGTGCGACGGCTGGCTGCTCTACCGCAAGGTGGGCTTCTGGCTCGGCCTGCTCGCAACGGTGCTCCCGATGACCGCGGTGGGCCTCGTCATCCTCATCGCCCGCCCGATCCTGGCGGTGGCGGTGCTCGTGCCCGTGTTCGCCGTCGTCCTCGTCATGAGCCTCGCCAGCTATGTGTCCATCTACCTGGGCTATGACACCACCTGGTACGTCCTGTCGGACCGCTCCCTGCGCATCCGGCGCGGCGTGTGGACGATCCACGAGACCACCATCACCTTCGAGAACGTCCAGAACGTGAAGATCACCCAGGGTCCACTCCAGCGGCTCTTCGGCTTCTCGGATCTGGTGATCGAGACGGCCGGAGGCGGAGGCAGCGGCCCTCACCAACAGCTCGAGCACACCAGCCATGTCGGACTGATCCAGGGGGTCGAATCCCCCACGGACCTGCGAGAGCAGATCATGACGCGGGTGCGAGCCTCCCGCTCGACGGGGCTGGGTGACGAGCACGACACGGAGCTGCACCCGGCCAGCCCATCTCCGAGCTGGACCCCCGCGCACCTGGAGGCCCTGAGGGAGATCGCCGCCCACGTGGCGCGGCTGCGTGCCCGCTCGTGA